In Puntigrus tetrazona isolate hp1 unplaced genomic scaffold, ASM1883169v1 S000001057, whole genome shotgun sequence, the following are encoded in one genomic region:
- the LOC122340443 gene encoding LOW QUALITY PROTEIN: shaker-related potassium channel tsha2-like (The sequence of the model RefSeq protein was modified relative to this genomic sequence to represent the inferred CDS: inserted 1 base in 1 codon) — MTVVPGENLDETVALAALSQDVYDPERADQECCERVVINISGLRFETQLKTLAQFPATLLGDPRKRMRFFDPLRNEYFFDRNRPSFDAILYYYQSGGRLRRPVNVPVDIFMEEIKFYELGEEVIENFKEDEGFIKEEERPLPENEFQRQVWLLFEYPESSGPARGIAIVSVLVILISIVIFCLETLPEFREEGKMYEEHLAFNGTASSKKPNPFTDPFFIVETLCIIWFSFELLVRFLACPSKPAFFKNIMNTIDIVAIIPYFITLGLELAEHQGNGQQAMSLAILRVIRLVRVFRIFKLSRHSKGLQILGKTLQASMRELGLLIFFLFIGVILFSSAVYFAETDDPDSGFSSIPDAFWWAVVSMTTVGYGDMCPVTIGGKIVGSLCAIAGVLTIALPVPVIVSNFNYFYHXETEHEEQMQYTHVTCGQQQPSFGEFKRSDSKASLSKSDYLDSEDGDSVKYTNCSPHKAYTGKLTDV, encoded by the exons ATGACTGTGGTGCCCGGGGAGAACCTCGACGAGACTGTGGCATTGGCAGCCCTGTCCCAAGATGTTTACGACCCTGAACGGGCGGACCAGGAGTGCTGCGAGCGGGTGGTCATCAACATCTCCGGTTTGCGCTTCGAAACCCAACTGAAAACATTGGCGCAGTTCCCTGCCACCTTACTTGGTGACCCCAGGAAAAGAATGCGCTTCTTCGACCCACTGAGGAACGAGTACTTTTTTGACAGGAACAGACCGAGCTTTGATGCCATCCTCTACTACTATCAGTCTGGAGGCAGGCTGAGGAGACCCGTTAATGTTCCTGTGGACATCTTTATGGAGGAGATCAAATTCTATGAGTTAGGTGAAGAAGTCATTGAGAATTTTAAGGAGGACGAGGGTTTCATCAAGGAGGAAGAGCGACCTTTGCCCGAAAACGAGTTTCAGAGACAGGTCTGGCTGCTGTTTGAGTACCCCGAGAGCTCTGGACCCGCGAGGGGCATCGCAATTGTCTCGGTGCTCGTCATTTTGATatcaattgtaatattttgcttGGAGACTTTACCGGAGTTTAGGGAGGAAGGGAAAATGTACGAGGAGCACCTCGCATTCAATGGGACTGCTAGTTCGAAGAAGCCCAATCCTTTCACAGACCCCTTCTTTATCGTAGAGACCCTTTGTATAATCTGGTTCTCCTTTGAATTGCTCGTGAGGTTTCTCGCGTGCCCAAGCAAGCCCGCCTTTTTCAAGAATATCATGAACACGATCGACATCGTGGCCATCATTCCCTACTTCATCACATTGGGTCTGGAGTTGGCCGAGCATCAGGGCAACGGCCAGCAAGCGATGTCTCTGGCCATCCTGAGGGTCATTCGCTTGGTGCGGGTGTTCCGCATATTCAAGCTCTCCAGACACTCGAAGGGGCTTCAGATCCTGGGCAAGACCCTGCAAGCGAGCATGCGGGAACTTGGTCTCCTTATATTCTTCCTTTTCATTGGAGTTATACTGTTCTCCAGCGCCGTGTATTTCGCCGAGACAGACGACCCCGACTCGGGGTTCAGCAGCATCCCCGATGCCTTCTGGTGGGCAGTGGTTTCCATGACAACTGTGGGCTACGGAGACATGTGCCCAGTCACCATCGGTGGCAAAATAGTGGGCTCTTTATGTGCCATCGCTGGTGTGCTCACCATTGCACTTCCAGTGCCCGTCATCGTGTCCAATTTCAATTACTTCTATC AGGAGACCGAGCACGAGGAGCAGATGCAGTACACGCATGTAACGTGCGGCCAGCAGCAGCCCTCGTTTGGTGAATTTAAAAGGAGCGACAGCAAAGCGTCCCTGTCTAAATCAGACTATTTGGATTCAGAGGACGGAGATTCAGTCAAGTACACCAACTGCAGCCCACATAAAGCATACACGGGGAAGCTCACCGACGTATGA
- the kcna1b gene encoding potassium voltage-gated channel subfamily A member 1, producing the protein MTVVVAGDNMDETSSTLQGHPQDSQYSPECCERVVINISGLRFETQLKTLAQFPDTLLGNPKKRMRYFDPLRNEYFFDRNRPSFDAILYYYQSGGRLRRPVNVPLDMFSEEIKFYELGEEAMEKFREDEGFIREEERPLPENEFQRQIWLLFEHPESSGPARGIAIVSVMVILISIVIFCLETLPELKEDPHGRLQVIGNSTFYFKPNILTDPFFVVETLCIIWFSFELIVRFFACPSKPAFFKNMMNTIDVVSIIPYFITLGTEMAEDPEGGKEAKGGGEQATSLAILRVIRLVRVFRIFKLSRHSKGLQILGQTLKASMRELGLLIFFLFIGVILFSSAVYFAEAEEKDSFFTSIPDAFWWAVVSMTTVGYGDMYPVTIGGKIVGSLCAIAGVLTIALPVPVIVSNFNYFYHRETEGDEQAQLLTVSNPNIASDSNSSRRSSSVVSKSEYMEIDDDLNNSIDNFREANLRTGNCTVVNQNCVNKGKRLTDV; encoded by the coding sequence ATGACTGTGGTGGTTGCTGGAGATAATATGGACGAGACATCCTCCACTCTGCAGGGGCATCCACAGGACTCGCAGTATTCCCCTGAGTGCTGCGAGCGAGTTGTTATCAACATCTCAGGGCTACGCTTTGAGACCCAACTCAAGACGCTCGCCCAGTTCCCCGACACACTACTGGGTAACCCCAAGAAAAGGATGCGCTACTTTGACCCTTTAAGGAACGAGTACTTCTTTGACAGAAACCGCCCAAGCTTTGATGCAATCCTCTACTACTACCAGTCAGGAGGGAGGTTGAGACGTCCTGTCAATGTACCTTTGGATATGTTCTCAGAGGAAATTAAGTTCTATGAGCTTGGAGAAGAAGCTATGGAAAAATTTCGAGAGGATGAGGGCTTTATTCGTGAAGAAGAGCGCCCCCTGCCCGAGAACGAGTTTCAGAGACAGATTTGGCTGCTATTTGAGCATCCCGAGAGCTCAGGCCCTGCCAGAGGGATTGCAATAGTGTCCGTCATGGTTATTCTCATTTCtattgtgatattttgtttGGAGACTTTACCAGAGCTGAAGGAGGATCCACATGGACGGCTCCAGGTAATAGGCAACAGCACGTTCTACTTCAAACCAAATATTCTTACCGATCCGTTTTTTGTCGTGGAGACACTCTGCATCATCTGGTTTTCTTTTGAGTTGATTGTCCGCTTCTTCGCTTGCCCGAGTAAACCTGCCTTCTTCAAAAACATGATGAACACAATCGATGTGGTGTCCATCATTCCGTATTTTATAACGCTTGGGACAGAGATGGCGGAGGACCCCGAGGGTGGAAAGGAGGCAAAGGGTGGAGGAGAGCAGGCCACATCTCTGGCCATTCTCAGGGTTATCCGCTTGGTCAGGGTGTTTCGGATATTTAAGCTGTCCAGACACTCCAAGGGGCTTCAGATCTTGGGCCAGACATTAAAAGCCAGCATGCGAGAGCTGGGTCTtcttatcttttttcttttcattggcGTCATCTTGTTTTCCAGTGCAGTGTATTTCGCTGAGGCAGAGGAAAAGGATTCTTTCTTTACAAGTATCCCAGACGCCTTCTGGTGGGCGGTGGTTTCGATGACAACCGTGGGGTATGGAGACATGTACCCCGTTACTATTGGGGGCAAGATAGTAGGCTCTCTATGTGCCATTGCCGGAGTGCTAACAATCGCGCTTCCAGTGCCTGTGATTGTGTCCAACTTTAACTATTTCTATCACCGAGAAACTGAAGGTGATGAACAGGCACAGCTCCTCACGGTGAGCAATCCAAACATTGCGTCCGATTCTAATTCCAGTCGTCGCAGCTCATCGGTTGTCAGCAAGTCAGAATACATGGAGATCGATGACGACCTCAATAACAGCATTGATAACTTTCGTGAAGCGAACCTGCGAACTGGGAACTGCACAGTTGTGAATCAAAATTGTGTAAATAAGGGGAAGCGTCTTACAGATGTATAG